In Alkalimarinus alittae, the DNA window GCACCCAATCACCATAAATATCGACCGCCAACGAAAACTCTGGCATATCAGCGTCGTAGATACGGTAGCACGCTAACTTGTTTTTCTTTGCCCACTTACCTAGCGTTCGCAGATTCTTTTTCAAACGATTACCAAACATGGCCGCTCTTTCTGGGTTGGCCACTCTTATATGTCGGCGACTGAGAAGTACCTGAGACTCTTTGCTATCATCGGTCTTAACATAGTTTTCTGGTCGCACATCAATCATGATCAACTGACTAGGTAGGCTACCGTTAAATAATTTATATTGCTTATAGCTTCTAAGCCCAACCCTTCTACCAAGATCAACGTTCCCAGTGAAGATAGCAGCTTTCCAACCTTCAAAATCACTTTTCAGCTTATCGCCAAGGCATCGGTACAACCCTTTAAGCGACTCAACATCACCTAAACGCTCACCATACGGGGGGTTCGTTAATAGCAATCCTTTAGGCTTTACATCACCAGTTTCCGCATCACCAAGCTCAACTTCAACGCTAGGTGCTTTAAGCTCAGCAAGACTTTGCACAGCAACATTAATAACGGCTTCAAGACCAGCTCTTTTAATATTGTTTCTAGCGACATAAACCACTGAGGAGTCAGCATCATATCCTAGCAACAGACTCCTACCAGCAGCCTGTTGCTGAATACATTTTTCGAGCCCTAGCTCAAATCGCTCAATGGCTTCATCAATTAACGCTTTCCAAACGCCATCTTGGTGCTGCTTCCACTTTAAAAAGCCAAACTGAGCCCGATCAAGTGCTGGTGCTTTATCACATAGAATCATCGCCCCCTCTACCAACAATGTACCTGAACCACACATAGGATCTAGAAGTGACGCGCCATCTTGCCCTAGCGCTGACCAATTGCACCGTTGTAGCAATGCTGCACCTAAATTTTCTTTGATAGGCGCCTTACCTGCTTCAATACGATAACCTCGCCTATGTAAGCTTTCTCCAGATAAATCTAAAGCAACGACAGCCCGCCCCTTAGCCAGCTTAACGTTAATGCGAATATCCGGTAAGTCTCGCGTTACATTTGGCCGATCGCCAACGCGATCCCTAAACTGATCAACAATAGCATCTTTAACTTTGACCGCACCAAATGCAGTATTGTTGATATTTTTTGATTCCCCTGAAAAATCAACGACTAGCGTATTATCAACAGCCATGTGCTCTTGCCAGTCAACACTGTACACAAGATCATACAACTGCTCTGCGGTATGAACCTCTGATTCAGCCAACGCTAATAAAACGCGATTAGCAGTGCGAGACCACAAAATAAAACGATATATTTCAGGTAGCGTAGCCTCAAAAGCGATACCTGCAGGCCTGACCTTTGCTTCCTTTTGCAGCAGCTCATCAAGCTCTTTTTCAAGTACGTACTCTAGCCCTTTTGGACAGGTGACAAAAACTGATAATAATTTATTCATCATAATTCGCTATAAATGAGACCACATTAAGTTACAAACAAGGTTACAAAATTTTAACCTGCTTAAAAGCTGTTAAGTACCAAAATAGTAGACCATCAACCACTGTTAAAACAGTGTGTTAATGATCCTTATGCCTAAAAGAGATATAAGCAACACCTAATAGACCAAAGTATTCGTATACAAGCCGATTTTATATCTGCTTTACTGGATACGTACTCTTTTTAAAAGAGTTCAAGAAAATAGATCTTAGATCAAATTGTTTTATATTTGCGCCCATTACTTTTCGCGCCCTAAATACTTTATAGGAGGTTAGACGTTAATTAAGTGTTCTGCACTTAAGCTCAACTGTTGTTACCACAAATAAATATCGAGGTCATATAAGAATGAGAAGACAAAAACGTGATACTAGCGATCGTGCATACAAGCGCGGTTATCATGCAGGCCTAAGCGGTAAATCAAAGTCACAATGCCCTACAGAAACCCCAGTAGCCAAGCAACAATGGCTGAGTGGATGGCGAGACGGTCGAATCGATAACTGGGACGGCATGATCGGAGTCTCAGGCATTCATAAAATACCTGGTATATCCACGTAAACATAAATAATTTAATCAGGTTCACTCAATCTATATATCTAATGTCATCGCGGACACCAACAGAGAGTAAATACCTATACCGCTGATGCGACTTAATATATCTACGATGTCGAAGCGGGTAATCAACCCGCTACTTCCAGGCTCATATAGAGCCTGGATTCAAACCTACAGCAACACACGCCTCTCACCGACTAATACATCCACAATTCTGCCTCTATTTAATCAGCGTTTTACAGATGCAATAGCTTCAGCAGCCTCAGCTATTAACGACGGTCCGTGGTATATGAAACCGGTATACATCTGAACTAACTTTGCCCCTGCTTCAATTTTATCGGCCGCTGAAGCACCGTCAATAATCCCACCTACACCGATAATTGGTACCTCTTCACCTAACTCAGCATATAGCGCTTTAATTAAATCAGTAGACGCATGTGTTAGCGGTGCACCACTCAAACCGCCCGCTTCTTCAGCATGATTACAACCTTCTATGCCCACACGACTAATCGTTGTGTTGGTTGCGATCACACCATCAACTTCAAATTGTTTAAACGCATCTGAAACAAGCCTAACATCATCTCCTGCCATATCAGGGGCAATTTTGATAGCAATAGGGACTAACTTTCCGTGCTCTATGCTTAGCTTCTGCTGTTCTTCCTTTATCACCTCTAATAACTGCTTCAAGGACTCACCAAACTGAAGATCTCTCAATCCTGGTGTATTAGGTGAGGAGACATTCACGGTAATATAGGTCGCATAAGGGTACACTTTCCGAATCCCGATCAAATAATCATTTGACGCTTGCTCAACCGGAGTATCAAAGTTTTTGCCAACGTTAATCCCCAGCACCCCCTTGAATCGTGAGTTTTTTACATTTTCTACTAGGTAATCAACGCCTAAATTATTAAACCCCATTCGATTAATGATGGCTTCTCGTTCTTTAATTCTAAATAATCGCGGCTTGGGGTTTCCTGCCTGCGGCCTAGGTGTCACCGTACCAATTTCGATAGAACCAAAGCCTAATGCAGCCAGACCATCAATGTGGTCACCGTTTTTATCTAACCCTGCCGCTAAACCTACAGGATTAGGGAAACGAACCCCCATCACCTCAACTGACTCAAGTAATGGCTGCTTAATAAATGGCTTCAACAATCCCAATCGCTCAGAAGCACTAATCAAATCCAAAGAAGCTTCATGCGCTACCTCTGGTGATAATTGAAAAAGGAGGTTTCTGAATAATTTATAAGCCATCGTCTAAAATCTCTCGAATAGAAAGGGTAAAAATTTGGCAAAGATTATAGCAAACCGTCCATAAACTAACCTTAGTTATTCAGTTTTTTATTAGATAACAGCGTATTCTGACAATTTTATTATCGTTATATGAACTTTTTGTCATTTATCCACTGAATCTGTGGATAACTTTGTTGAAAACCATATAGAAGTCGCTCAAAACCCTCTACCCTACGCGCCCATCATCAAATTGATCATTTTTTAACCAGTTAAATAACACTTAAAAATCAATAACTTAAGAAAAACAAGAAGAATAAATACTAAAATGTCAGTTTTATTACTCTATTTTGCGATACACCAATTTTGTGCATAATATAGTCAACATAATGACGTCAAAATTAGAGTAATAATGATAAATACAGTAAACAAGAAGGATTTCAGAGGTATAAAAATGAAATAAAGATCAAAAAACAACCAATCGATAAATAAAATGGAAGGATTAAATAAAAGAGAGCGCTTTACCGTCGACAGTATGCCGCACCACCCTGACATCCATCGTCATAGGCTCAACAAAATTCGCAGTCTCAATTAATACCCTAACAATCTCCCCCACTTTTAACGCTACATTCGCGTTTTCACCCACAACAAACATCCCCGTATCTGACATATCTCTTGTTTGATAACGAGCAACCCCTCCTAAAGGGTGTCGAACTTCCACATCAAAAGAGACCTTCATTCTAGGACGTTTTCTTTTTTCAGCTTCTGATAACATCTAAACCGCGCTCTGCATTAAAATAAGGTTCTATTAACTAGTCATAATAGTTACATTTAACTAAAATTCAACAGGTTATAGCATCTATATATTAAATTTTAATTTTAGTGCCATTATTTTGGCATGAGATATTTTCTCATAGCAGTGCTACAATCAAAAATTAGCATTTATACTGACTTACAACTATGCATAATCATGATATAGCTCATCAAGCGGCTCACAGCACCCAAAAAGAAAACTCCGACCAATTTCAAAAAGAAGCTCAACGCGTCACCTTAATAGGCATGGTAATCGATATCATCCTAGGTGTATTGAAGGTGGTCTTTGGTGTTGTCTCCCACTCTTACGCATTGGTCGCAGACGGGCTTCACTCTTTCTCTGATGCATTAACCGATATTTTGGTTATTGCCATTACCAAATACTCACGCTTAGAGCCTGATGCTGACCACCCTTACGGCCATGAGCGATTCGAAACACTAGGCACCGTAGTACTTGGTGCATTATTAATCGCCGTCGCCGGAGCAATGGCTTGGGATAGCGTTATACGCTTAATTAATTCAACCGCAATTGAAATACCTACTTGGCCGGCACTCATCATTGCAACCCTATCAATCGTCGCTAAAGAGTTAATTTACAGATACACCTTTCATATCGGCACGCTAATTAAATCAGACTTAATAATTGCGAATGCCTGGCATAGCCGAACTGACGCATTGTCGTCAATTGTCGTATTTATTGGTATTGCTGGGGCAATGAGCGGTTTTTCTTGGCTAGATGCCGCCGCTGCGGTTGTCGTCGCACTTATGATTGCAAAAGTTGGTTGGGATTTATCCTGGGATAGCGTCAAAGAATTAGTTGATACTGCGATACCTCAAGAAGAAATAGACGAGTTACGCCAATTTATTAAGCAAACCCCCGGCATCAATAACGTTCACGATTTAAGAAGCCGTCACATGGGACCCGATATTATTCTCGACCTACATCTACAGGTTCGTTCATCAATTAGCGTATCTGAAGGCCATCAAATCGGCTTAAAAGTAACCAAACGATTAAAGCAACAGTATCCTCACATAAAAGATGTGACATTTCACATTGATGCAGAAGACGACGACCATAACGGCGAGCACATTACGTCTGCCTCTTTACCTTTACGAGATGAAGTCATTCGTACCTTAAAAAACGCGTGGCTAGGCACTATTGATATTGATGATAACCATAGAATTAATCTGCACTATCTAGACAACCAGGTATCTGTAGAGATTTTCTTAGACACAGACGAAAAGCTACCTGCTGATATTCTAAAGAAATTAAGCGCCCAAACAGAGTCAATTGATTGGCTTGGGGACTTAACATTGTGGTACCCCCATAAGTAGCGATCGTTATTGACATAAAAACACTCTTCGCACCCGTAACGCCTTAACAGCAAGGCGTTACTTCAAGCTAGCACCTCATCACCTTAACTTAGCGGTGCCCTAATACCGCCTCTTTCAATGCTGAGACATCGTCTCTTAGTTGTGCGGCCTTTTCAAAGTCCAGGTCGCTTGCTGCGGCATACATTTCATCTTCGAGCCTAGCTATTTCTTTCGACAGTTGCTCAGGCGTTCGTGACTGAATATCAACACTATAGCGCCCTCCTTTTTCTGCAACCTTTCTAACCGGGCCAGTCTTGCGCCCTGGAATAACAGCACCTTCCATCACATCGGCAACTTTCTTATTTAGGCCCTGGGGTGTAATACCGTGCTTAATATTATATTCATGTTGAGCTTTACGCCTGCGCTCTGTTTCATCAATAGCGCGCTTCATAGACTTTGTTATTTTGTCACCATACAGTATGGCTGCACCATTGAGGTTTCGGGCAGCTCGACCTATTGTTTGAACTAACGCTCTTTCTGACCGTAAAAAGCCTTCTTTATCCGCATCCAGAATAGCCACCAATGAAACCTCAGGCATATCCAAG includes these proteins:
- the rlmKL gene encoding bifunctional 23S rRNA (guanine(2069)-N(7))-methyltransferase RlmK/23S rRNA (guanine(2445)-N(2))-methyltransferase RlmL, which encodes MMNKLLSVFVTCPKGLEYVLEKELDELLQKEAKVRPAGIAFEATLPEIYRFILWSRTANRVLLALAESEVHTAEQLYDLVYSVDWQEHMAVDNTLVVDFSGESKNINNTAFGAVKVKDAIVDQFRDRVGDRPNVTRDLPDIRINVKLAKGRAVVALDLSGESLHRRGYRIEAGKAPIKENLGAALLQRCNWSALGQDGASLLDPMCGSGTLLVEGAMILCDKAPALDRAQFGFLKWKQHQDGVWKALIDEAIERFELGLEKCIQQQAAGRSLLLGYDADSSVVYVARNNIKRAGLEAVINVAVQSLAELKAPSVEVELGDAETGDVKPKGLLLTNPPYGERLGDVESLKGLYRCLGDKLKSDFEGWKAAIFTGNVDLGRRVGLRSYKQYKLFNGSLPSQLIMIDVRPENYVKTDDSKESQVLLSRRHIRVANPERAAMFGNRLKKNLRTLGKWAKKNKLACYRIYDADMPEFSLAVDIYGDWVHVQEYAAPASIDEKAAKDRLDEALSVLPDVLGVSPEQVVIKQRRRQKGDSQYEKHDQKAQRMVVDEFGCKFYVNLIDYIDTGLFLDHRPVRKWIQAHSAGKRFLNLFCYTGAATIHAVKGGAAETVSVDMSNTYLDWGKENLALNGFSERGHDFVQADCLRWLDTARDKFDMIFLDPPTFSNSKRMEGVLDVQRDHVDMINKAMALLTKGGVLVFSTNLRRFKLDVDALSAFELVDVSKSTIDKDFERNSRIHQCWHVKYKTLTLG
- the rmf gene encoding ribosome modulation factor; the protein is MRRQKRDTSDRAYKRGYHAGLSGKSKSQCPTETPVAKQQWLSGWRDGRIDNWDGMIGVSGIHKIPGIST
- a CDS encoding quinone-dependent dihydroorotate dehydrogenase, translating into MAYKLFRNLLFQLSPEVAHEASLDLISASERLGLLKPFIKQPLLESVEVMGVRFPNPVGLAAGLDKNGDHIDGLAALGFGSIEIGTVTPRPQAGNPKPRLFRIKEREAIINRMGFNNLGVDYLVENVKNSRFKGVLGINVGKNFDTPVEQASNDYLIGIRKVYPYATYITVNVSSPNTPGLRDLQFGESLKQLLEVIKEEQQKLSIEHGKLVPIAIKIAPDMAGDDVRLVSDAFKQFEVDGVIATNTTISRVGIEGCNHAEEAGGLSGAPLTHASTDLIKALYAELGEEVPIIGVGGIIDGASAADKIEAGAKLVQMYTGFIYHGPSLIAEAAEAIASVKR
- a CDS encoding PilZ domain-containing protein; translation: MLSEAEKRKRPRMKVSFDVEVRHPLGGVARYQTRDMSDTGMFVVGENANVALKVGEIVRVLIETANFVEPMTMDVRVVRHTVDGKALSFI
- a CDS encoding cation diffusion facilitator family transporter, whose product is MHNHDIAHQAAHSTQKENSDQFQKEAQRVTLIGMVIDIILGVLKVVFGVVSHSYALVADGLHSFSDALTDILVIAITKYSRLEPDADHPYGHERFETLGTVVLGALLIAVAGAMAWDSVIRLINSTAIEIPTWPALIIATLSIVAKELIYRYTFHIGTLIKSDLIIANAWHSRTDALSSIVVFIGIAGAMSGFSWLDAAAAVVVALMIAKVGWDLSWDSVKELVDTAIPQEEIDELRQFIKQTPGINNVHDLRSRHMGPDIILDLHLQVRSSISVSEGHQIGLKVTKRLKQQYPHIKDVTFHIDAEDDDHNGEHITSASLPLRDEVIRTLKNAWLGTIDIDDNHRINLHYLDNQVSVEIFLDTDEKLPADILKKLSAQTESIDWLGDLTLWYPHK